One segment of Mycobacterium spongiae DNA contains the following:
- the leuA gene encoding 2-isopropylmalate synthase encodes MTNFSPSSSPDSADSPDAYQSVRAIRKPDGPPQPGQRVWNPQRGTSMPINRYRPFADEVEPTRLVDRTWPDRVIGRAPLWCAVDLRDGNQALIDPMSPARKRRMFDLLVRMGYKEIEVGFPAASQTDFDFVREIITDGAVPDDVTIQVLTQCRPELIERTFEACAGASRAIVHFYNSTSILQRRVVFHADRAAVQAIATDGARKCVEEAAKYPGTQWRFEYSPESYTGTELEYAKQVCDAVGEVIRPTPDNPIIFNLPATVEMATPNVYADSIEWMSRNLANRESVILSLHPHNDRGTAVAAAELGYQAGADRIEGCLFGNGERTGNVCLVTLGLNLFSRGVDPQIDFSNIDEIRRTVEYCNQLPVHERHPYGGDLVYTAFSGSHQDAINKGLDAMKFDADAADTDVDDMLWQVPYLPIDPKDVGRTYEAVIRVNSQSGKGGVAYVMKADHGLALPRRLQIEFSQVIQRIAEGEGGEISPKEMWDAFTEEYLAPVLPLERMKQHLDAADEDGGTTTITATVKINGTETEITGAGNGPLAAFVYALGTVGFDVAVLDYSEHAMSAGDDAQAAAYVEASVAGKTVWGVGIAPSITTASLRAVVSAVNRASG; translated from the coding sequence GTGACTAACTTCTCACCATCTTCTTCTCCTGATTCGGCGGACAGCCCCGACGCGTACCAGTCGGTACGAGCTATCCGCAAACCCGACGGACCACCCCAACCCGGCCAACGTGTCTGGAATCCCCAGCGCGGCACATCGATGCCGATCAACCGGTACCGGCCGTTCGCCGACGAGGTCGAGCCGACCCGGCTAGTCGATCGCACCTGGCCCGACCGAGTGATTGGTCGTGCACCGCTGTGGTGCGCGGTGGACCTGCGTGACGGCAACCAGGCACTGATCGACCCCATGAGCCCGGCCCGCAAACGCCGCATGTTCGACCTACTGGTTCGTATGGGCTACAAGGAGATCGAGGTCGGGTTCCCGGCGGCCAGCCAGACCGACTTCGACTTCGTCCGGGAGATCATCACTGACGGCGCGGTTCCTGACGATGTCACCATCCAGGTACTGACTCAGTGTCGGCCCGAGCTGATCGAACGCACCTTCGAGGCGTGCGCCGGTGCGTCACGTGCCATCGTGCACTTCTACAATTCGACGTCAATCTTGCAGCGCCGCGTCGTCTTTCACGCCGACCGGGCCGCCGTGCAAGCCATCGCGACCGACGGGGCACGCAAGTGCGTCGAGGAAGCCGCCAAGTATCCGGGCACCCAGTGGCGCTTCGAGTACTCACCGGAGTCCTACACCGGCACCGAGCTGGAATACGCCAAACAGGTCTGCGACGCCGTTGGCGAGGTCATCAGACCGACGCCAGACAACCCGATCATCTTCAACCTGCCGGCCACCGTGGAGATGGCGACACCCAACGTTTACGCCGACTCGATCGAGTGGATGAGCCGCAATCTGGCCAACCGCGAGTCCGTGATCCTGAGCTTGCACCCGCACAACGACCGCGGAACCGCGGTCGCCGCAGCCGAATTGGGTTATCAGGCCGGCGCAGACCGGATCGAGGGCTGCTTGTTCGGCAACGGCGAGCGCACCGGCAACGTATGCCTGGTGACGCTGGGCCTGAACTTGTTTTCCCGTGGTGTGGACCCGCAGATCGATTTCTCCAACATCGACGAGATCCGGCGCACGGTGGAGTACTGCAACCAGTTGCCGGTACACGAGCGGCACCCTTACGGCGGGGACCTGGTCTACACCGCGTTCTCCGGTAGCCACCAAGATGCGATCAACAAGGGCCTGGATGCGATGAAGTTCGACGCGGACGCGGCGGACACCGACGTCGACGACATGCTCTGGCAGGTGCCGTACCTGCCGATCGACCCTAAGGACGTCGGGCGTACCTACGAGGCGGTGATCCGGGTCAACTCGCAGTCCGGCAAGGGTGGGGTGGCCTACGTCATGAAGGCAGACCATGGCCTGGCCCTGCCACGGCGGCTGCAGATCGAATTTTCCCAGGTCATCCAGCGGATCGCGGAGGGCGAAGGGGGCGAGATCTCGCCTAAGGAGATGTGGGACGCGTTCACCGAGGAGTACCTCGCCCCGGTGTTGCCGTTGGAACGCATGAAACAGCACCTGGATGCCGCCGACGAAGACGGTGGCACAACCACCATCACCGCGACCGTGAAGATCAACGGAACCGAGACCGAGATCACCGGCGCGGGGAACGGCCCGCTTGCCGCGTTCGTCTACGCGCTGGGAACCGTCGGATTCGACGTGGCCGTGCTCGATTACTCCGAGCATGCGATGAGCGCCGGTGATGACGCCCAGGCCGCGGCGTATGTCGAGGCTTCGGTAGCAGGCAAGACGGTGTGGGGCGTAGGCATCGCGCCATCGATCACGACGGCGTCGCTGCGGGCGGTGGTGTCGGCCGTGAACCGGGCTTCTGGCTAA
- a CDS encoding TetR/AcrR family transcriptional regulator: MPPNPARRTQILDTAIDILADVGVGGLTHRHVDDQAGLPAGTTSNYFRTRQALLEATAARTVDLHWQRVGALRTAIGHLAPDAVKTLLTRMLSDLDDQARRYTLARFELFLEGTRRPELQPFLVELQRAAVKSATLIFEAAGFEPTADHMDQLSRVLNGYVFSHITLPGTDDPAALVDRLLRAYFEV, translated from the coding sequence ATGCCACCCAACCCCGCACGCCGCACGCAGATCCTCGACACCGCGATCGACATACTCGCCGACGTCGGTGTAGGAGGGCTGACGCATCGCCACGTCGACGACCAAGCGGGTCTACCGGCGGGCACGACCTCGAACTACTTCCGGACACGTCAGGCCTTGCTCGAAGCCACGGCGGCCCGGACCGTCGATCTGCACTGGCAGCGCGTCGGGGCCTTGCGCACCGCGATCGGGCACCTCGCCCCAGACGCCGTCAAGACGCTTCTGACGCGGATGCTCTCGGACCTCGATGACCAGGCGCGTCGCTACACCTTGGCTCGGTTCGAGCTGTTCCTGGAAGGCACCCGACGACCCGAGCTGCAGCCGTTCCTGGTGGAGTTGCAACGTGCCGCGGTGAAGTCGGCAACCCTGATCTTCGAGGCGGCGGGATTTGAACCTACGGCCGACCACATGGACCAGCTGAGCCGCGTTCTCAATGGCTACGTGTTCAGCCACATCACCCTTCCGGGAACAGACGATCCGGCCGCGTTGGTCGACCGGCTGCTGCGGGCCTACTTCGAGGTTTAG
- a CDS encoding DEDDh family exonuclease: protein MRQTWGRPANDPNGGWAVIDVETSGFRPGQARIISLAALGLDADGRVEQSVVSLLNPGVDPGPTHVHGLTAAMLEDQPQFADIVGDLVEVLRGRTLVAHNVAFDYSFLAAEAEITEAELPVDTVMCTVELARRLELGIDNLRLETLAAYWSVTQERPHDAFDDARVLTGILVPSLERARKLDIWLPVHPVTRRRWPNGRVTHDELRPLKVLASRMPCPYLNPGRYVMGRPLVQGMRVALAAELGRTHEELVERILSAGLAYSDVVDGETSLVICNEADPGHGKGYHARQLGVPMVTEAQFIDCIRAVAGGSKMEQFTDTTGVDEQFTLF, encoded by the coding sequence GTGAGGCAAACCTGGGGTCGGCCGGCCAACGATCCGAATGGGGGTTGGGCCGTTATCGACGTAGAGACGTCGGGCTTTCGGCCGGGTCAGGCGCGGATCATCAGCCTTGCGGCTCTTGGCTTGGACGCCGACGGCCGGGTCGAGCAATCGGTGGTCAGCTTGCTCAATCCTGGCGTGGATCCGGGTCCTACTCATGTGCACGGTTTGACAGCCGCGATGCTGGAAGATCAACCGCAGTTCGCCGATATCGTTGGCGATCTGGTCGAGGTGCTGCGCGGCCGCACCCTCGTTGCGCACAATGTTGCGTTCGACTATTCCTTCCTTGCCGCAGAAGCCGAGATCACCGAAGCCGAACTGCCCGTCGACACTGTCATGTGCACTGTCGAGTTGGCCCGGCGGCTAGAACTGGGCATCGACAACCTGCGGCTGGAGACGCTCGCCGCGTACTGGAGCGTGACTCAGGAACGGCCGCACGACGCGTTCGACGACGCCCGCGTGTTGACCGGGATTTTGGTGCCCTCGCTGGAACGGGCGCGCAAACTCGACATTTGGCTGCCGGTACATCCGGTTACTCGGCGCCGGTGGCCGAATGGCCGGGTCACTCACGACGAGCTGCGGCCGCTGAAGGTTCTCGCCTCGCGGATGCCCTGTCCGTACCTCAACCCAGGCCGCTATGTCATGGGCAGGCCGCTGGTCCAGGGTATGCGGGTGGCGCTGGCCGCCGAGTTGGGACGGACTCATGAGGAGCTCGTCGAGCGGATCCTCAGCGCCGGGTTGGCCTACAGCGACGTGGTCGACGGTGAGACCTCGCTGGTCATCTGCAACGAAGCCGACCCGGGCCACGGCAAGGGCTATCACGCCCGGCAACTGGGGGTGCCGATGGTGACTGAGGCGCAATTCATCGACTGCATCCGTGCCGTCGCCGGAGGCAGCAAAATGGAGCAATTCACCGACACCACCGGGGTTGACGAGCAGTTCACCCTCTTCTGA
- a CDS encoding Mur ligase family protein — translation MLTPRARLALAAGASARWASRVTGRGAGAMIGGLVAMTLDRSVLRQLAEGRRTVVVTGTNGKSTTTRMTAAALSTLGSVATNAEGANMDAGLVAALAAHLHAPLAALEVDEMHVPHVLDAVDAAVVVLLNLSRDQLDRVGEINVIERTLRAGLARHPAAVVIANCDDVLMTSAAYECPNVVWVSAGGSWSSDSVSCPRSGEVIVREQGHWYSTGADFMRPTPHWWFDNTTVYGPHGLALPMKLALPGSVNRGNAAQAVSAAAALGADPEAAVAAVAQVDEVAGRYRTTVIGSHQARILLAKNPAGWQEALSMVDKDAAGVVISVNGQVPDGEDLSWLWDVRFEYFAQTFKETPVVAAGERGTDLAVRLGYADVEHTLVHDTVAAIATCPPGRVEVVANYTAFLQLQRALATR, via the coding sequence GTGCTTACCCCCCGCGCGCGGCTGGCCCTCGCCGCCGGAGCAAGCGCGCGGTGGGCGTCGCGGGTCACCGGACGCGGGGCCGGTGCGATGATCGGCGGCCTCGTCGCGATGACACTGGACCGATCGGTACTGCGGCAGCTCGCGGAGGGCCGGCGCACTGTCGTCGTCACCGGTACCAACGGCAAGTCGACCACCACCCGGATGACTGCGGCCGCGCTGAGCACGCTGGGGTCGGTCGCGACCAATGCGGAGGGCGCCAATATGGACGCTGGGCTGGTGGCGGCGCTGGCCGCTCACCTCCACGCCCCGCTGGCAGCCCTCGAGGTCGACGAGATGCACGTCCCACACGTGCTAGATGCGGTAGACGCCGCCGTGGTCGTTTTGCTCAATCTGTCGCGCGACCAGCTGGATCGCGTCGGCGAGATCAACGTGATCGAACGCACGCTGCGGGCCGGCCTGGCCCGGCATCCGGCCGCAGTCGTCATTGCTAACTGTGACGATGTGCTGATGACATCGGCCGCCTACGAGTGCCCGAATGTGGTGTGGGTGTCCGCGGGCGGCTCATGGTCGAGCGACTCGGTCAGCTGCCCTCGCAGTGGCGAGGTCATCGTCCGCGAGCAGGGTCACTGGTATTCCACTGGGGCCGACTTCATGCGCCCAACCCCGCACTGGTGGTTCGACAACACCACCGTCTATGGGCCACACGGGCTGGCGCTTCCGATGAAGCTGGCGCTGCCCGGATCGGTGAATCGCGGCAACGCCGCCCAAGCCGTGTCGGCTGCCGCCGCGTTGGGCGCCGACCCAGAGGCAGCGGTGGCTGCTGTCGCCCAGGTCGACGAGGTCGCGGGGCGCTACCGAACCACCGTCATCGGTTCACACCAGGCTCGGATCCTGCTGGCCAAGAACCCGGCCGGCTGGCAGGAAGCGCTGTCGATGGTGGACAAAGATGCCGCCGGGGTGGTCATTTCGGTCAACGGGCAGGTGCCCGACGGTGAGGACCTGTCGTGGCTGTGGGATGTGCGGTTCGAGTACTTCGCCCAGACCTTCAAGGAGACCCCAGTCGTGGCCGCCGGCGAGCGCGGCACCGACCTGGCCGTGCGGCTGGGCTACGCGGATGTTGAACACACCCTGGTGCACGACACCGTGGCGGCCATCGCGACGTGCCCGCCGGGCCGGGTGGAGGTCGTCGCCAACTACACCGCGTTTCTACAGCTGCAGCGGGCATTGGCGACAAGATGA
- a CDS encoding type 1 glutamine amidotransferase, producing the protein MRIGLVLPDVMGTYGDGGNAVVLRQRLLLRGIAAEIVEITLADPVPESLDLYTLGGAEDYAQRLATRHLIRYPGLQRAADRGAPVLAICAAVQVLGHWYETSSGERVDGVGLLDATTTPQASRTIGELASKPLLAGLTQRLTGFENHRGGTVLGPDALPLGTVVKGAGNRLGDGFDGAIQDNVVATYMHGPCLARNPELADLLLSKVVGALAPLELPEVDLLRRERLAAR; encoded by the coding sequence ATGCGCATCGGACTGGTATTACCCGACGTGATGGGCACCTACGGGGACGGCGGCAACGCCGTGGTGCTGCGCCAACGCCTGCTCTTGCGGGGCATCGCCGCAGAAATAGTTGAGATCACACTGGCCGACCCAGTTCCGGAGTCGCTGGACCTGTACACCCTCGGCGGCGCCGAGGACTACGCGCAACGGCTGGCGACCCGGCACCTAATTCGGTATCCAGGCCTGCAACGCGCAGCCGACCGGGGCGCACCAGTGTTAGCGATCTGCGCGGCGGTCCAGGTCCTGGGGCATTGGTACGAGACATCGTCGGGGGAACGCGTTGACGGCGTCGGCCTCCTCGACGCAACCACCACGCCACAGGCTTCCCGTACCATCGGCGAGTTGGCCAGCAAACCATTGCTGGCGGGCTTGACACAACGTCTCACCGGTTTCGAAAACCACCGGGGCGGTACTGTTCTCGGCCCCGACGCGTTACCGCTTGGGACGGTGGTCAAGGGCGCCGGCAACCGGCTCGGCGACGGCTTTGACGGCGCGATTCAGGACAACGTCGTCGCGACCTACATGCACGGACCGTGCCTGGCCCGCAACCCAGAGCTCGCCGACCTGCTGCTCAGCAAGGTAGTGGGTGCGCTGGCGCCGCTCGAGTTGCCCGAGGTGGATTTGTTGCGCCGGGAGCGGCTCGCGGCTCGTTGA
- the recR gene encoding recombination mediator RecR — protein MFEGPVQDLIDELGKLPGIGPKSAQRIAFHLLSVEPSDIDRLNAVLAKVRDGVRFCAVCGNVSDAERCRICADPRRDASLVCVVEEPKDVQAVERTREFRGRYHVLGGALDPLSGIGPDQLRIRELLSRIGERVDDVDITEVIIATDPNTEGEATATYLVRMLRDIPGLTVTRIASGLPMGGDLEFADELTLGRALAGRRAMV, from the coding sequence ATGTTTGAGGGACCCGTCCAGGACCTCATCGACGAACTCGGCAAGCTGCCGGGTATCGGTCCAAAGAGCGCGCAGCGCATTGCGTTTCACCTGCTGTCGGTCGAACCTTCTGACATCGACCGGCTGAACGCCGTGCTCGCCAAGGTTCGCGACGGTGTGCGGTTCTGCGCGGTGTGCGGCAACGTGTCCGACGCCGAACGGTGCCGGATCTGTGCCGATCCGCGCCGGGACGCCTCGCTGGTATGCGTGGTCGAGGAGCCGAAGGACGTTCAGGCTGTCGAACGCACTCGCGAATTCCGCGGTCGCTATCACGTTCTGGGTGGCGCCCTCGATCCGTTGTCTGGAATAGGCCCGGATCAGTTGCGGATTCGCGAGCTGTTGAGCCGCATCGGTGAGCGGGTCGATGACGTCGACATCACCGAGGTGATCATTGCCACCGATCCCAACACCGAGGGTGAGGCGACCGCCACGTACCTGGTGCGGATGCTCCGTGACATCCCCGGCCTGACCGTCACCCGGATCGCGTCCGGTCTGCCGATGGGCGGCGACCTTGAGTTCGCCGACGAGCTGACACTTGGTCGCGCGCTGGCCGGTCGCCGCGCCATGGTCTAA
- a CDS encoding YbaB/EbfC family nucleoid-associated protein, whose amino-acid sequence MQPGGDMSALLAQAQQMQQKLLEAQQQLANSEINGQAGGGLVKVVVKGSGELIAVAIDPQVVNPDDIETLQDLIVGAMADASKQVTKMAQERLGALAGAMRPAAASPGPGVPPGQPAPRPPGVPPGPPAPGMPPGPPAAGMPPGPPAPGMPPGPPAPGKPPAPPGPGVPPAPGV is encoded by the coding sequence ATGCAACCCGGAGGCGATATGTCCGCGCTGCTCGCCCAGGCGCAGCAGATGCAGCAAAAGCTACTCGAGGCCCAGCAGCAATTGGCGAATTCCGAGATTAACGGCCAGGCCGGTGGGGGCCTCGTCAAGGTCGTCGTCAAAGGTAGCGGCGAGTTGATCGCGGTCGCGATCGACCCCCAGGTCGTCAACCCTGACGATATTGAGACCTTGCAGGATCTGATCGTCGGCGCCATGGCGGATGCATCCAAGCAAGTCACAAAGATGGCGCAGGAGCGGCTGGGTGCCCTGGCCGGGGCCATGCGCCCGGCGGCCGCATCGCCCGGACCGGGGGTGCCGCCTGGTCAGCCCGCGCCGCGGCCGCCCGGGGTGCCGCCCGGTCCGCCGGCGCCGGGAATGCCGCCCGGTCCGCCGGCTGCCGGAATGCCGCCCGGTCCGCCGGCGCCGGGAATGCCGCCCGGTCCGCCGGCTCCGGGCAAGCCGCCCGCGCCGCCCGGGCCGGGGGTGCCGCCCGCGCCGGGCGTCTGA
- a CDS encoding Rv3717 family N-acetylmuramoyl-L-alanine amidase yields MDLGVSLRVGIAMVVGALITAWMPLIPTAAAAPSNVAGMIVFIDPGHNGSNDASIGRQVPTGRGGTKDCQASGTSTNSGYAEHTFNWETALRLRAALNALGVRTALSRGNDDALGPCIDQRAAAANALHPNAVISLHADGGPASGRGFHVNYSAPPLNAAQAGPSVQFARIMRDQLKASGIPAANYIGKDGLYGRSDLAGLNLAQYPSILVELGNMKNPADSALMESPQGRQKYADAMVKGVAGFLATQARAR; encoded by the coding sequence GTGGATCTAGGAGTTAGCCTGCGTGTCGGAATCGCGATGGTCGTCGGGGCGCTCATCACGGCATGGATGCCGCTCATCCCAACCGCCGCCGCAGCCCCTTCCAATGTCGCCGGCATGATCGTGTTCATCGACCCCGGCCACAACGGGTCGAATGACGCATCCATCGGCCGCCAGGTTCCCACTGGCCGCGGGGGCACCAAGGATTGCCAAGCCAGCGGAACATCGACGAACAGCGGTTACGCGGAACACACGTTCAACTGGGAAACCGCGCTGCGCCTGCGGGCCGCACTCAACGCCCTTGGGGTGCGGACCGCCCTGTCACGGGGCAACGACGATGCGCTGGGTCCCTGCATCGATCAGCGCGCCGCCGCAGCCAATGCGTTGCACCCCAACGCTGTGATCAGCTTGCACGCCGACGGCGGCCCAGCGTCCGGCCGGGGATTCCATGTCAACTACTCGGCTCCGCCGCTCAACGCCGCGCAGGCAGGGCCCTCTGTACAGTTCGCCAGGATCATGCGCGACCAGCTCAAAGCTTCGGGCATTCCGGCGGCCAACTACATCGGCAAGGATGGGCTCTACGGACGCTCCGATCTGGCCGGCCTGAATCTGGCCCAGTATCCGTCGATCCTGGTCGAGTTGGGCAACATGAAGAACCCGGCAGATTCGGCTCTGATGGAGTCACCTCAGGGCAGGCAGAAATACGCGGACGCAATGGTCAAAGGGGTCGCCGGCTTCCTGGCCACCCAGGCCCGGGCGCGCTAG
- a CDS encoding SRPBCC family protein, protein MGQVSASSTILINAEPAAVLDAVADYENIRPKILSPHYSEYQVSEGGQGKGTVAKWRLQATKSRVRDVQVNVDVAGHTVIEKDTNSSMLINWTVAPAGPGSSVTVKTSWNGAGGVKGFFEKTFAPLGLRKIQSEVLDNLKSELES, encoded by the coding sequence ATGGGACAGGTGAGCGCATCCAGCACGATCTTGATCAATGCTGAGCCCGCGGCCGTACTCGACGCAGTGGCCGACTATGAGAACATCCGCCCGAAGATCCTGTCCCCGCACTACAGCGAGTACCAGGTGTCCGAAGGTGGCCAGGGCAAGGGCACGGTAGCCAAGTGGCGGTTGCAGGCGACCAAATCACGCGTTCGCGACGTCCAGGTCAATGTTGACGTCGCTGGTCACACCGTTATCGAGAAGGACACGAATTCGTCGATGCTCATCAACTGGACGGTGGCGCCGGCGGGACCGGGGTCCAGCGTCACCGTGAAGACCTCGTGGAATGGCGCGGGTGGCGTCAAGGGCTTTTTCGAAAAGACCTTTGCACCGCTGGGGTTGAGGAAGATCCAATCCGAGGTGCTCGACAACTTAAAAAGCGAACTGGAGAGTTAG
- a CDS encoding FAD-binding oxidoreductase gives MVPVPGSALSAYASGVERLLASYRAIPPGATVRLAKPTSNLFRARVKRDAPGLDISGLTGVISIDPEVRTADVAGMCTYEDLVTATLQYGLSPLVVPQLKTITLGGAVTGLGIESASFRNGLPHESVLEMDILTGAGELLTASPDQHSDLYRAFPNSYGTLGYSTRLRIQLEPVAPFVALRHIRFHSLTTMVEAMERIIDTGGLDGVRVDYLDGVVFSAEESYLCVGLRTTTPGPVSDYTGQDIYYRSIQHDTEIKEDRLTIHDYFWRWDTDWFWCSRAFGAQNPRLRRWWPRRYRRSSVFWKLVALDQRFSVADRIEKRHGRPARERVVQDIEVPIERTRAFLEWFADTVPIAPIWLCPLRLRDHPEVSPAWPLYPIRPDRSYVNVGFWSSVPAGTTAGATNRLIEDKVSELDGHKSLYSDSFYTREKFDELYGGEAYNIVKKAYDPDSRLLDLYEKAVQRR, from the coding sequence GTGGTGCCTGTGCCTGGATCCGCACTATCGGCTTATGCGTCGGGGGTCGAGCGATTGCTGGCGAGTTATCGCGCCATCCCCCCGGGCGCGACCGTCCGGTTGGCCAAGCCCACCTCAAACCTCTTCCGCGCCCGCGTAAAACGCGATGCTCCCGGCCTGGACATATCAGGACTGACCGGCGTCATCAGTATCGATCCCGAGGTACGCACCGCCGATGTTGCGGGCATGTGCACATACGAGGACCTGGTCACGGCGACACTGCAGTATGGCCTGTCCCCCTTGGTGGTTCCGCAACTGAAGACCATCACGCTGGGCGGTGCCGTCACCGGGCTTGGTATCGAGTCGGCGTCATTTCGTAACGGCCTGCCGCACGAATCGGTTCTGGAGATGGATATCCTCACCGGCGCCGGCGAATTGCTCACCGCATCCCCCGACCAGCACTCCGACCTCTATCGGGCATTCCCAAATTCGTATGGGACCCTGGGATACTCGACCCGACTTCGGATCCAACTTGAGCCAGTCGCACCGTTTGTGGCTCTGCGACACATCAGATTTCACTCGTTGACCACCATGGTCGAGGCCATGGAACGCATCATCGATACCGGCGGACTCGACGGTGTCCGAGTGGACTACCTTGACGGCGTCGTGTTCAGCGCCGAAGAAAGCTACCTGTGCGTCGGACTGCGGACCACAACGCCGGGACCGGTGAGCGACTACACCGGGCAAGACATTTACTACCGGTCAATCCAACACGACACCGAGATCAAAGAAGACCGGTTGACCATCCACGATTACTTCTGGCGTTGGGACACCGATTGGTTCTGGTGCTCACGCGCGTTCGGCGCGCAGAACCCACGACTGCGGCGCTGGTGGCCACGGCGCTACCGGCGCAGCAGCGTTTTCTGGAAGCTGGTGGCCCTCGATCAGCGATTCAGCGTCGCCGACCGGATCGAAAAACGTCATGGTCGTCCCGCCCGAGAGCGGGTCGTGCAGGACATCGAGGTGCCCATCGAACGCACACGCGCATTCCTGGAGTGGTTCGCCGACACCGTGCCAATCGCACCAATCTGGTTGTGCCCGTTACGGCTACGCGACCACCCTGAAGTGTCCCCGGCCTGGCCACTGTATCCGATCCGCCCCGACCGCAGTTACGTCAACGTCGGGTTCTGGTCATCCGTGCCGGCCGGCACCACCGCGGGTGCGACCAATCGGCTGATCGAGGACAAGGTCAGTGAACTCGACGGGCACAAGTCGCTGTACTCCGACTCCTTCTACACCCGAGAGAAGTTCGACGAGCTCTATGGCGGCGAGGCTTACAACATTGTGAAGAAGGCCTACGATCCCGACTCACGTCTTCTGGACCTTTACGAAAAGGCGGTGCAACGACGATGA
- a CDS encoding class I SAM-dependent methyltransferase, which translates to MTLTSESVRTGTGKLSMAQILEIFTATGRQPLRFTAYDGSVAGPDDAKLGLDLRTPRGATYLATAPGELGLARAYVAGDLQLHGVPPGDPYELLMALTERVKFKRPSARVLANVVRSLGVEHLLPVAPPPQEVSPRWRRIAAGLLHSKTRDAEAIHHHYDVSNTFYQWVLGPSMTYTCAVYPNSAATLEEAQENKYRLIFEKLRLQPGDRLLDVGCGWGGMVRYAARRGVRVIGATLSAEQAKWGQQALEDEQLTSLAEVRHSDYRDVAEAGFDAVSSIGLTEHIGVKNYPSYFEFLKSKLRTGGLLLNHCITRHDNSSRSLAGTFTDRYVFPDGELTGSGRIITEIQNVGLEVLHEENFRHHYAMTLRDWCRNLVEHWEESVAEVGLPTAKVWGLYMAASRVAFERNNLQLHHVLATKAAACGDDNLPLRPWWQP; encoded by the coding sequence ATGACTTTGACCAGCGAATCCGTGCGTACCGGCACGGGGAAACTGAGCATGGCGCAGATCCTGGAAATCTTCACCGCGACCGGTCGACAGCCGCTGAGGTTCACGGCGTACGACGGCAGCGTTGCCGGACCCGACGACGCGAAACTGGGCCTAGACCTTCGGACGCCCCGCGGCGCAACCTACCTGGCCACCGCTCCCGGTGAACTCGGTCTCGCCCGCGCCTACGTGGCCGGCGACCTACAGCTGCACGGTGTGCCTCCAGGTGATCCCTATGAGCTGCTCATGGCACTGACCGAACGGGTCAAGTTCAAGAGGCCGTCGGCGCGAGTGCTGGCCAATGTGGTGCGCTCACTAGGCGTCGAGCACTTGCTGCCGGTCGCCCCGCCACCACAAGAGGTGTCACCGCGATGGCGCCGGATCGCCGCCGGTTTGCTACACAGCAAGACCCGCGACGCCGAGGCCATCCACCACCACTACGACGTCTCCAACACCTTCTATCAGTGGGTTCTGGGGCCATCGATGACCTACACCTGCGCGGTCTATCCCAACTCCGCAGCGACGCTCGAAGAGGCTCAGGAAAACAAGTACCGGCTCATTTTTGAGAAGCTGCGACTACAACCAGGTGACCGGCTACTCGACGTCGGCTGCGGCTGGGGTGGCATGGTGCGCTACGCCGCCCGACGCGGCGTCCGGGTGATCGGTGCCACCCTGTCAGCCGAGCAGGCCAAGTGGGGCCAACAGGCGCTTGAAGATGAACAGCTGACTAGCCTCGCCGAGGTACGACACTCCGACTATCGCGACGTGGCCGAGGCCGGCTTCGACGCTGTTTCTTCGATCGGGCTCACCGAGCACATCGGGGTCAAGAACTACCCGTCGTACTTCGAGTTCCTCAAGTCCAAGTTGCGAACCGGCGGCCTACTGCTCAATCACTGCATCACCCGCCACGACAACAGCTCACGATCCCTGGCGGGCACCTTCACCGACCGTTACGTCTTCCCTGACGGCGAGCTGACGGGCTCGGGACGCATTATCACCGAGATCCAGAACGTTGGTTTGGAGGTGCTGCACGAGGAGAACTTCCGGCACCACTATGCGATGACGCTCCGCGACTGGTGTCGCAACCTCGTCGAGCACTGGGAGGAATCGGTCGCGGAAGTTGGACTGCCGACCGCCAAGGTGTGGGGTCTGTACATGGCGGCTTCGCGAGTCGCTTTCGAGCGAAACAACCTTCAGCTGCATCACGTACTAGCCACCAAGGCCGCCGCCTGCGGCGACGACAATCTGCCGCTGCGTCCCTGGTGGCAGCCATAG